From Endozoicomonas sp. 8E, the proteins below share one genomic window:
- a CDS encoding calcium/sodium antiporter produces the protein MLIALAAILVGFIILTWSADRFVAGAAATASNLNVSRMLIGLTVVSIGTSAPEILVSLSAALQGFPGLAVGNAMGSNIANIGLVLGVTALIAPLPVKAALTKREIPLLLVITIISGLCIANGYLGRIDGLILLAGLFITLYLMIRWQKQHPDEPAVEDEDIPEMSSAKAWFMLGSGLLLLLGSSQLLVWGATEIAQAMGISDLVIGLTIVAIGTSLPELAASISSALKGHHDIALGNVIGSNTFNLLAVLSMPGLVAPGALDQAVILRDYPVMLGMTTLLTLICLIGRKPRHLGRVTGIALLSIYLLYGAWLFIQH, from the coding sequence ATGCTCATTGCCCTTGCTGCCATTCTGGTCGGTTTCATTATCCTGACCTGGAGTGCAGACCGTTTTGTTGCCGGTGCCGCCGCTACGGCCAGCAATCTGAACGTGTCAAGAATGTTAATCGGCCTGACAGTGGTCTCTATAGGCACCTCTGCACCTGAAATCCTGGTCTCTCTGTCTGCTGCACTGCAGGGATTCCCAGGACTGGCCGTGGGCAATGCCATGGGTTCAAACATCGCCAACATCGGCCTGGTTCTGGGTGTTACTGCCCTGATAGCCCCCCTGCCTGTTAAAGCGGCTCTGACAAAGAGAGAAATCCCCCTTCTGTTAGTGATAACGATTATTTCCGGTCTCTGCATTGCCAATGGTTATCTGGGCCGAATAGATGGTTTGATTCTGCTGGCAGGCCTCTTCATTACCCTTTACCTGATGATTCGCTGGCAGAAACAACACCCGGATGAGCCAGCGGTGGAAGATGAAGACATTCCAGAAATGTCCTCAGCAAAAGCCTGGTTTATGCTGGGTTCTGGTCTTTTACTCTTGCTGGGCAGCTCACAGCTACTGGTATGGGGGGCTACCGAGATTGCTCAGGCCATGGGCATCAGCGACCTTGTGATCGGATTGACGATTGTTGCCATTGGCACCAGCCTGCCAGAACTGGCCGCTTCCATCAGCAGCGCTCTGAAAGGCCATCATGATATTGCCCTGGGCAATGTGATCGGCTCAAACACGTTTAACCTTCTGGCAGTTCTCTCCATGCCCGGACTGGTAGCTCCCGGAGCACTGGATCAGGCAGTTATCCTGCGGGATTATCCCGTTATGCTGGGCATGACAACATTGCTGACCCTGATCTGCCTGATTGGCAGGAAACCTCGACATTTAGGCAGAGTGACAGGTATTGCGCTGCTCTCAATATACTTACTCTATGGTGCCTGGCTATTCATTCAGCACTGA
- a CDS encoding ATP-binding cassette domain-containing protein, with product MTKASDNFIDVRGLTFHRGDRTIFKNVDIAIPRGKVVGIMGPSGTGKTTLLRLIGRQLRPDSGQIFVDGQNLDLLSREELFRTRRKMGMLFQSGALFTDLSVFENVAFPLRIHTRLAEPMIRDIVFMKLEAVGLRGAWSLMPAELSGGMNRRVALARAIALDPAMVMYDEPFVGQDPIAMGVLVKLIRMLNEALNITSIVVSHDLHETASISDYLYLIADGEVIGQGEPDRLMSSNDSRVKQFMNGLSDGPVPFHYPAPDYKEVLLGGGGG from the coding sequence ATGACAAAGGCAAGTGATAACTTTATAGATGTCCGTGGTTTGACGTTTCATCGAGGCGATCGAACGATTTTCAAGAATGTTGATATCGCCATTCCCAGAGGAAAGGTGGTGGGTATTATGGGGCCATCGGGTACAGGTAAAACAACGTTATTACGTTTGATCGGACGTCAGCTTCGTCCTGACTCCGGACAGATCTTTGTGGATGGCCAGAATCTTGATTTGCTCTCCCGTGAAGAGTTGTTTCGTACCCGTCGTAAAATGGGTATGCTTTTTCAGAGCGGTGCGCTCTTTACTGATTTGTCGGTATTTGAAAATGTTGCCTTCCCTTTGCGTATTCATACCAGACTGGCTGAGCCGATGATTCGGGACATTGTCTTTATGAAGCTGGAGGCGGTGGGGCTAAGGGGTGCCTGGTCGTTGATGCCGGCAGAACTGTCCGGTGGAATGAACCGTCGTGTGGCACTGGCTAGAGCCATTGCACTGGATCCGGCTATGGTGATGTACGACGAGCCCTTTGTAGGGCAGGATCCTATAGCTATGGGTGTGCTGGTAAAACTGATCAGAATGTTGAACGAAGCACTGAATATTACCAGTATTGTGGTATCACACGATCTTCATGAGACAGCGTCAATCTCCGACTACCTCTACCTGATAGCCGACGGTGAAGTTATTGGTCAGGGTGAGCCGGACCGGCTTATGAGTTCCAATGATTCCCGGGTTAAACAGTTTATGAATGGACTATCTGATGGTCCCGTGCCATTCCATTATCCGGCACCGGATTATAAAGAAGTATTGCTGGGTGGGGGGGGTGGATGA
- the mlaE gene encoding lipid asymmetry maintenance ABC transporter permease subunit MlaE produces the protein MSTGILDRLSQLGRFGLDQIQSIGRAGIFLVLAIFSRAGFSNRFSLLIQQLYSVGVMSLIIVTVSGLFIGMVLALQGYNILIRYGSEDAVGQMVALSLLRELGPVVTALLFAGRAGSALTAEIGLMKTTEQLSSMEMIGVDPLKRVIAPRFWAGVISMPLLAAIFSLVGILGAVMVGVDWLGIYEGSFWATMQASVSLTADIGNGLIKSLVFGFVVTWIAVFQGYDAIPTSEGVSRATTRTVVYSSLAILGLDFILTAVMFGEL, from the coding sequence ATGAGCACAGGTATTCTTGACAGACTGTCGCAGCTCGGCCGTTTTGGGTTGGATCAGATTCAGTCTATTGGTCGGGCAGGCATTTTTCTGGTATTGGCTATTTTCTCTCGAGCCGGTTTCAGTAACCGATTCTCCTTATTGATTCAGCAGCTATACAGTGTCGGCGTCATGTCGCTGATTATTGTTACTGTGTCAGGGCTGTTTATTGGCATGGTGCTGGCCTTGCAGGGCTACAACATACTGATACGATACGGCTCAGAAGATGCCGTGGGGCAGATGGTGGCTCTCAGCCTTTTGAGAGAGCTCGGGCCGGTAGTTACAGCTCTGTTGTTTGCTGGACGAGCAGGTTCTGCTCTGACGGCTGAAATAGGTTTGATGAAAACCACAGAACAACTGTCCAGTATGGAAATGATCGGGGTTGATCCACTCAAGCGCGTCATTGCGCCTCGATTCTGGGCAGGAGTGATCTCCATGCCATTGCTGGCTGCCATTTTCAGTCTGGTCGGTATACTGGGAGCTGTGATGGTCGGCGTGGATTGGCTGGGTATTTATGAAGGTTCTTTCTGGGCCACTATGCAGGCTTCGGTCAGCCTGACGGCGGACATAGGGAATGGGCTGATCAAAAGCCTTGTATTTGGTTTTGTCGTGACCTGGATAGCGGTATTCCAGGGGTATGATGCCATTCCCACTTCAGAGGGGGTCAGCAGGGCCACAACAAGGACTGTTGTTTATTCTTCGCTGGCCATTCTGGGGCTGGATTTCATTTTGACCGCTGTCATGTTTGGAGAACTCTAA
- the mlaD gene encoding outer membrane lipid asymmetry maintenance protein MlaD, with the protein MRMRTVEISVGGFMLAGMLALVVLALKVSGLSLESSKQSYTVTAMFDNTGALKPRSKVALAGVIIGRVTKVELDKQTYMAKVEMEIDSDIDNIPVDSTASIVTAGLLGEKYIGISIGGDTDYIKPGGRFEDTQSAVILEELIGKFLLGSVDKD; encoded by the coding sequence ATGCGGATGAGAACGGTAGAGATAAGTGTCGGCGGTTTCATGTTGGCCGGGATGCTGGCATTGGTTGTACTGGCGCTAAAAGTCAGTGGTCTTTCATTGGAAAGCAGCAAGCAATCCTATACCGTGACTGCCATGTTTGATAACACAGGAGCCCTCAAGCCAAGATCCAAAGTAGCCCTGGCCGGCGTCATCATTGGCAGGGTCACCAAGGTAGAACTCGACAAACAGACCTATATGGCAAAGGTTGAGATGGAAATCGATTCTGATATAGATAACATTCCTGTCGACAGCACTGCCTCTATCGTGACAGCAGGACTGTTGGGGGAGAAATATATTGGTATCAGCATCGGTGGAGATACAGACTACATCAAGCCCGGTGGTCGCTTCGAGGATACCCAGTCAGCTGTTATTCTGGAAGAGTTGATAGGCAAATTCCTTCTGGGTTCAGTCGACAAGGACTAA
- a CDS encoding ABC transporter substrate-binding protein: MMKMVKSVQQFTMALVCLMVVGVSYAAPVLQPPEMEVRKITSELLDTFNNNKKQYQKDPEGFFKEVDRLLSPVVAFDQIARYVMGKYAHRSPEQVEKFESVFKGSLIRFYGKALLSLDDTSLVIESVDKTSPELLKKYQEGQTSRIPVRMKVRTSTNTVEIFYSMVHVDGRWKLRNVTIEGINIAKQFQSQFADAMKKHKKVSYVIDNWAAIMSASADGSSKK, from the coding sequence ATGATGAAAATGGTAAAGTCTGTTCAACAGTTCACGATGGCCCTGGTCTGCCTGATGGTGGTGGGTGTATCTTATGCTGCACCTGTTTTGCAGCCCCCGGAAATGGAAGTCAGGAAGATTACTTCCGAGTTGCTGGATACTTTTAATAATAACAAGAAGCAGTACCAGAAAGATCCTGAAGGTTTTTTTAAGGAAGTCGATCGTCTTTTATCCCCTGTGGTGGCTTTTGACCAGATAGCCCGCTATGTCATGGGCAAGTACGCTCACCGCAGTCCTGAACAGGTTGAGAAGTTTGAATCGGTATTCAAGGGCAGTTTAATCCGTTTCTATGGCAAGGCGCTGTTGTCTCTGGACGACACTAGTCTGGTTATTGAGAGTGTGGATAAAACCTCACCTGAGTTGCTGAAAAAATATCAGGAAGGTCAAACCAGTCGTATACCCGTCAGGATGAAGGTTCGTACCAGCACCAACACGGTCGAGATCTTTTACTCAATGGTGCATGTTGATGGTCGCTGGAAGCTGCGTAACGTGACAATCGAAGGGATCAATATTGCCAAGCAATTCCAGAGTCAGTTTGCAGACGCTATGAAAAAGCACAAGAAAGTATCTTATGTAATAGATAACTGGGCTGCCATCATGTCGGCTTCAGCGGACGGCAGCAGTAAGAAGTAA
- a CDS encoding lipid asymmetry maintenance protein MlaB: MQLERLAPGQFSLNGIVNFDNAVEVESEGRKLLEEDVAPGGVLRVSLGQLLKGDSSTLSVCLSWIRLAQSKGGHLCLSDIPVELAALAKVCGIASILQESTCPTAS, translated from the coding sequence ATGCAGCTTGAACGATTGGCACCAGGACAGTTTTCTCTTAACGGGATTGTCAATTTTGATAATGCTGTCGAGGTGGAGAGTGAGGGGCGTAAGCTGTTGGAAGAAGACGTAGCTCCCGGAGGCGTCTTGAGAGTCAGTCTTGGGCAACTGCTTAAAGGGGATAGCTCAACCCTGTCTGTTTGCCTGTCCTGGATCAGGCTGGCTCAGAGTAAGGGTGGCCATCTCTGCCTTTCTGATATACCGGTGGAGCTTGCTGCCCTGGCGAAAGTCTGTGGAATAGCTTCGATTCTGCAGGAAAGCACCTGTCCTACTGCTTCCTGA
- a CDS encoding BolA family protein, with protein sequence MQATEVKALLEESFPGSEVLVEGEGCDLRLTIISDQFEGALPIKRQQMVYKHLNELIASGAIHAVTMITQTPSEAQRQA encoded by the coding sequence ATGCAAGCCACCGAAGTGAAGGCGCTGCTGGAAGAGAGTTTCCCGGGTTCAGAGGTTCTGGTAGAAGGAGAAGGGTGTGACCTTCGGCTGACCATTATCAGTGACCAGTTTGAAGGGGCCCTGCCTATCAAACGTCAGCAGATGGTGTACAAACACCTCAATGAACTGATCGCCAGTGGTGCCATTCATGCGGTGACCATGATCACCCAGACACCTTCAGAAGCGCAGCGTCAGGCCTAA
- the murA gene encoding UDP-N-acetylglucosamine 1-carboxyvinyltransferase, translating into MDKLIITGGTRLDGEIRISGAKNSALPILAATLLADDPVTVCNLPHLHDITTMFELFGCMGVDLMVDERMNVEVHASTIKQLKAPYELVKTMRASILVLGPLLARFGRAEVSLPGGCAIGSRPVDLHIRGLQAMGADIVVEDGYIKASVRDRLKGARIFMDTVTVTGTENILMAACLADGETIIENAAREPEVVDLAECLKTMGARIEGAGTDVVRVQGVERLKGCTYSVLPDRIETGTYLIAAAATGGRVRLKDTQPDLLDAILIKLREAGASVEWGEDWIELDMKGKRPEAIDLKTAPYPAMPTDIQAQFTALNLISDGVGSITETVFENRFMHIQEMKRMGADVKVEGNTVVIKGVDSLKAAPVMATDLRASASLVIAGLIAEGDTVVERIYHIDRGYECIEEKLQQLGAKIQRVPA; encoded by the coding sequence ATGGATAAACTGATTATCACTGGTGGTACGCGTCTGGATGGCGAAATCCGTATTTCCGGTGCCAAGAACTCTGCACTGCCTATTCTGGCAGCCACCCTGCTGGCGGATGATCCTGTTACTGTCTGCAACCTTCCTCATTTACACGATATCACTACCATGTTTGAGCTGTTTGGCTGCATGGGTGTCGATCTGATGGTCGATGAACGTATGAACGTTGAAGTTCATGCCAGCACCATCAAGCAACTGAAAGCGCCCTACGAACTGGTAAAAACCATGCGGGCTTCCATTCTGGTTCTGGGACCTCTGCTGGCCCGGTTCGGTCGTGCAGAAGTCTCTTTGCCCGGCGGTTGTGCCATCGGCAGTCGACCAGTGGATCTGCATATTCGTGGCCTGCAGGCTATGGGTGCTGATATTGTGGTTGAAGATGGTTACATCAAGGCCAGCGTCAGGGATCGTCTGAAAGGTGCCCGTATCTTCATGGATACCGTGACCGTAACCGGAACTGAAAACATTCTTATGGCAGCCTGTCTGGCCGACGGTGAAACCATTATCGAGAATGCTGCCCGTGAGCCGGAAGTGGTTGATTTGGCAGAATGTCTGAAAACCATGGGTGCCAGAATTGAAGGTGCTGGTACCGATGTTGTACGTGTTCAGGGTGTTGAGCGCCTGAAAGGGTGCACCTATTCCGTTCTGCCTGATCGAATTGAAACCGGTACTTATCTGATCGCGGCGGCTGCGACCGGAGGCCGCGTTCGCCTCAAGGACACTCAGCCTGATCTGCTGGATGCGATTCTGATTAAACTGCGTGAAGCGGGTGCTTCCGTTGAATGGGGTGAGGATTGGATTGAGCTGGACATGAAAGGTAAGCGTCCGGAAGCGATTGATCTTAAGACGGCTCCCTACCCTGCCATGCCTACCGATATTCAGGCCCAGTTTACGGCGTTGAATCTGATTTCTGATGGCGTAGGCAGCATCACAGAAACCGTCTTCGAAAACCGCTTCATGCACATTCAGGAAATGAAGCGAATGGGAGCTGACGTGAAGGTAGAAGGCAACACCGTTGTGATTAAAGGGGTTGACTCGCTGAAGGCGGCACCGGTTATGGCGACTGATCTGAGGGCATCAGCCAGTCTGGTGATTGCGGGCCTGATTGCTGAAGGTGACACGGTTGTGGAACGCATCTATCACATTGATCGTGGTTATGAGTGTATTGAAGAGAAGCTTCAGCAGCTCGGTGCGAAAATTCAGCGTGTACCTGCCTGA
- the hisG gene encoding ATP phosphoribosyltransferase: protein MSSQITIALSKGRILKDTLPLLKAAGIELAEDPAKSRKLIISTTHPDVNLLIVRASDVPTYVEYGAADVGVAGKDVLLEHGSTELYEPLDLQIAQCKLMTAGKTGHEEPTTGRVKVATKFVNVARRFYASQGRQADVIKLYGSMELAPLVGLADIIVDVVDTGNTLRANGLEPRELITQVSSRLVVNKASMKVKFEAINALIQQLRAAVEAQTH from the coding sequence ATGTCCAGTCAGATCACAATAGCGCTTTCCAAAGGGCGCATACTCAAAGATACACTGCCTCTTCTCAAGGCGGCGGGTATTGAATTAGCTGAAGACCCTGCCAAGAGCAGGAAGCTGATTATTTCTACTACTCATCCAGACGTCAATCTGTTGATTGTCAGAGCCAGTGACGTGCCCACCTACGTTGAGTACGGCGCTGCGGATGTCGGTGTGGCAGGAAAAGATGTGTTGCTGGAACATGGATCGACCGAGCTTTATGAGCCTTTGGACCTGCAAATTGCTCAATGCAAACTGATGACTGCTGGTAAAACCGGGCATGAAGAGCCGACAACTGGTCGGGTCAAAGTAGCGACCAAGTTTGTGAATGTTGCCAGACGCTTCTATGCATCCCAGGGGCGTCAGGCCGATGTTATCAAACTCTACGGTTCCATGGAGCTGGCGCCACTGGTGGGTCTGGCAGATATCATTGTTGATGTCGTGGATACCGGTAATACCCTGAGAGCCAATGGGCTGGAACCAAGAGAATTGATCACTCAGGTCTCCTCCAGGCTGGTGGTGAACAAGGCTTCCATGAAAGTGAAGTTTGAAGCCATTAATGCACTGATTCAGCAGTTGCGAGCTGCAGTAGAGGCCCAAACCCATTAA
- the hisD gene encoding histidinol dehydrogenase — protein sequence MTVNPVQLSYENRDFNEQLDRLLAWGGVSDEEIQHRVKHIIAEVRSRGDEALVEFTRRFDRLSVAGMADLTLGEEQLQKALETIPQEQRQALQTAASRIRSYHERQVQSSWTYQEEDGTVLGQQVLPMDRVGLYVPGGKAAYPSSVMMNAIPAHVAGVKEIIMVVPTPDGVVNDMVLAAAAVAGVKKVFTIGGAQAVAALAYGTETVPGVDKIVGPGNIYVATAKREVFGQVGIDMIAGPSEILIVCDGHTDPDWIAMDLFSQAEHDEDAQSILVSPDQAFLDQVVASMRRLLPDMERRNIIAESVNNRGIMIHVPDMKAACDVTNRIAPEHLELSVEDPQALLSDIRHAGAIFMGRYTAEALGDYCAGPNHVLPTSGTARFSSPLGVYDFQKRSSLIHFSPEGASEMGKVASIMARGESLTAHARSAEYRIKK from the coding sequence ATGACGGTGAATCCTGTACAACTGAGCTACGAAAACCGGGATTTCAATGAGCAGCTGGATCGTCTGCTGGCTTGGGGTGGTGTCTCTGATGAAGAGATTCAGCATCGTGTTAAGCATATCATCGCTGAAGTGCGCTCCCGTGGTGACGAGGCTCTGGTAGAGTTTACCCGTCGTTTTGATCGCCTTTCTGTTGCCGGTATGGCAGATCTTACTCTGGGGGAAGAGCAACTTCAGAAAGCACTGGAAACCATCCCGCAGGAGCAGAGGCAGGCTCTGCAAACAGCGGCCAGCAGAATCAGAAGCTATCACGAGCGTCAGGTGCAATCTTCCTGGACTTACCAGGAAGAGGACGGAACCGTGCTTGGACAACAGGTGTTGCCTATGGATCGCGTAGGTCTCTATGTGCCCGGAGGTAAGGCTGCCTACCCTTCATCCGTAATGATGAATGCCATTCCGGCTCATGTTGCTGGCGTAAAAGAAATTATTATGGTGGTGCCCACACCGGATGGTGTAGTCAATGACATGGTGCTTGCCGCTGCCGCTGTTGCTGGCGTCAAAAAAGTATTCACCATAGGTGGAGCCCAGGCCGTGGCCGCTCTTGCCTACGGTACAGAAACCGTTCCCGGCGTCGACAAGATCGTTGGCCCTGGCAATATCTATGTCGCCACCGCCAAGCGTGAGGTGTTTGGTCAGGTGGGTATCGATATGATTGCAGGTCCATCTGAAATCCTGATCGTATGCGATGGTCACACAGATCCGGACTGGATAGCCATGGATCTGTTTTCTCAGGCCGAGCACGATGAAGACGCTCAGTCGATTCTGGTGTCTCCGGATCAGGCTTTTCTTGATCAGGTTGTAGCAAGTATGCGTCGATTGTTGCCTGACATGGAGCGCAGGAACATCATTGCAGAGTCGGTGAATAACCGAGGCATTATGATCCATGTTCCGGATATGAAAGCCGCCTGTGACGTCACCAACCGAATAGCTCCCGAACACCTGGAGTTGTCAGTAGAAGATCCTCAGGCTTTGTTGTCTGATATCCGTCATGCCGGTGCTATTTTTATGGGGCGTTATACGGCCGAAGCCCTGGGTGATTATTGTGCCGGTCCTAATCATGTATTGCCTACATCCGGCACGGCCAGGTTTTCCTCCCCGCTTGGGGTTTACGATTTCCAGAAGCGCTCTTCACTGATTCACTTTTCACCCGAAGGGGCGTCAGAAATGGGTAAAGTGGCTTCTATAATGGCGCGAGGAGAATCCCTGACAGCTCATGCCCGTTCAGCAGAATACCGTATCAAGAAATGA
- a CDS encoding VTT domain-containing protein: MLSCTPLLFSSWAASLLIRYQADLSALSVGQWLPFFLLSAVTMALALTPSTFVALVAGFFLGWDAIPYMLSAYLMASVMGYCAGALLDGGHLIHTIRNSPRVKKALETLNASAWSLMFLVRLSPVLPFALMNLLIPAMKVPFSVFLLGGFFGMLPRTLFSIWLGLKAYDIVSLMNGEVSASQSSWLVMLLIVLSGAGLFCLLSRAVKQAKTI, translated from the coding sequence ATGCTCAGCTGTACACCACTGCTGTTCAGTTCCTGGGCGGCTTCACTGTTAATCCGGTATCAGGCTGATCTTTCTGCCCTTAGTGTTGGGCAGTGGTTGCCTTTCTTTCTATTGAGTGCTGTGACCATGGCTTTGGCTCTGACGCCCAGCACTTTTGTGGCACTGGTAGCCGGGTTTTTTCTTGGCTGGGATGCCATTCCCTATATGTTGTCAGCTTATCTGATGGCTTCAGTAATGGGCTATTGTGCGGGCGCACTTCTGGATGGTGGACACCTGATACATACCATTCGAAACAGCCCACGCGTCAAAAAAGCACTGGAAACCCTGAATGCCAGTGCTTGGAGCCTGATGTTTCTGGTCAGGCTTTCACCCGTTTTGCCTTTTGCACTAATGAATCTGTTAATACCTGCCATGAAAGTTCCGTTTTCGGTTTTCCTGCTGGGTGGGTTCTTCGGCATGTTGCCCAGGACGCTTTTCTCCATCTGGCTGGGTCTCAAAGCCTACGACATTGTTTCCCTGATGAACGGCGAAGTATCAGCGTCTCAGTCAAGCTGGTTGGTTATGCTGTTGATCGTCCTGTCTGGCGCAGGGTTGTTCTGTCTGTTGAGTCGGGCGGTAAAACAGGCAAAGACAATATAA
- a CDS encoding S1C family serine protease, producing MKKLLNQLIYPALSGLIVALLVMLLAPKWLGLPHLSFNDVLSKGEQLLGIGEVSYSSAVKEAAPAVVNIATATLINESSRSRMPKSPFTENNLGRAKVETSLGSGVIISPDGYLLTNNHVIEGADRIVAVLKDGREESATIVGRDPETDLAVLKIDLNDLPSLDLADSGQTEVGDVVLAIGNPFGLGQTVTMGIISATGRNDLSLNTYEDFIQTDAAINVGNSGGALINARGELVGINTLLFSRGGGNEGVGFAIPSSMARFVTQSIIKYGRVVRGWLGIESQPLTSRLAQAYGVESNVGILISGVYDNGPADLAGLRRGDILTAINNISTNDGRKVMNMVAQEPPGSEVTLQILRNNQPFEMKAVVATRPNMVN from the coding sequence ATGAAAAAACTCCTCAACCAGCTCATCTATCCCGCCCTGTCAGGCCTGATTGTCGCCTTGCTGGTGATGCTGCTTGCTCCGAAATGGCTGGGCCTGCCTCATTTGAGTTTCAATGATGTGCTCAGCAAAGGCGAACAACTGTTGGGCATTGGCGAGGTTTCCTACAGCTCGGCAGTCAAGGAAGCAGCACCTGCCGTGGTTAACATTGCTACCGCTACACTGATCAATGAATCCAGCCGCTCCAGAATGCCGAAAAGTCCCTTCACAGAAAACAACCTTGGCAGAGCCAAGGTAGAAACCAGTCTCGGCTCCGGAGTCATTATCAGCCCTGACGGCTACCTGCTGACTAATAATCACGTTATTGAAGGCGCTGACCGTATTGTGGCTGTGCTGAAAGATGGCAGGGAAGAATCCGCAACCATTGTCGGTAGGGACCCAGAGACGGATCTGGCGGTACTGAAAATTGATTTAAACGATTTACCCAGCCTGGATCTGGCCGACTCTGGCCAGACTGAGGTGGGAGACGTCGTTCTGGCAATAGGTAACCCCTTTGGACTGGGGCAAACAGTCACCATGGGGATTATCAGCGCTACTGGCAGGAATGACCTTAGTCTCAATACTTATGAAGATTTTATTCAAACCGACGCCGCCATCAACGTGGGTAACTCGGGGGGCGCCCTGATCAACGCCCGTGGTGAATTAGTGGGCATTAACACGCTGCTGTTTTCCAGAGGAGGAGGTAATGAAGGCGTTGGCTTTGCGATCCCCTCCAGCATGGCTCGATTTGTCACTCAATCCATTATCAAATACGGTCGTGTTGTGCGGGGCTGGCTGGGCATAGAATCACAACCGCTCACCAGTAGACTGGCGCAAGCGTACGGTGTTGAAAGCAACGTTGGCATTTTGATTTCGGGTGTCTACGACAATGGTCCTGCAGATTTGGCCGGTCTGAGACGTGGAGACATTCTGACAGCCATCAACAACATAAGCACCAATGATGGCAGGAAGGTCATGAATATGGTGGCTCAGGAACCACCAGGGAGTGAAGTCACCTTACAGATTCTGCGTAACAACCAACCCTTTGAAATGAAGGCGGTTGTCGCGACCCGACCGAATATGGTCAACTGA
- a CDS encoding Nif3-like dinuclear metal center hexameric protein gives MSITPKQLVKILEDELQPGLFKDYCPNGLQVEGSEQIKRLVTGVTACQALIDKAVELKADAILVHHGYFWKGEDSAIVGMKKRRIETLLKHNISLIGYHLPLDGHQELGNNAQLARLLGWKTEGGMEPGKARSVGSWGRPEAPVSLEVLGKQIEEKLGRKPLLIAGGDHEIKTLAWCTGAAQRMIDLALDLKVDAFVSGEISESTVHFARENGIHYISAGHHATERYGVMALGEWLKEKQGIEHTFVDIDSPV, from the coding sequence ATGAGCATCACGCCGAAGCAGCTGGTGAAGATTCTCGAGGATGAACTACAACCGGGGCTATTCAAAGATTACTGCCCCAATGGTCTTCAGGTCGAAGGGAGTGAACAGATTAAACGTCTTGTGACCGGTGTGACGGCTTGTCAGGCCCTGATTGATAAAGCCGTTGAGCTCAAAGCCGACGCTATTCTGGTTCACCACGGCTACTTCTGGAAGGGTGAAGATTCTGCTATTGTCGGCATGAAGAAGCGCCGGATTGAAACACTTCTCAAGCACAACATCAGTTTGATCGGCTATCACCTGCCGCTGGATGGGCATCAGGAACTGGGTAACAATGCTCAGCTAGCCAGACTCCTCGGCTGGAAGACAGAAGGTGGCATGGAGCCTGGAAAAGCTCGCTCGGTAGGCAGTTGGGGAAGGCCTGAGGCGCCTGTTTCTCTGGAAGTTCTGGGCAAGCAGATTGAAGAAAAACTGGGTCGTAAGCCCCTGCTGATTGCGGGCGGTGACCATGAGATCAAAACTTTGGCCTGGTGTACTGGTGCTGCCCAGCGCATGATTGATCTGGCCCTGGATCTGAAGGTAGATGCTTTTGTGAGTGGTGAAATCTCCGAATCCACCGTTCACTTTGCCCGCGAGAATGGCATTCACTACATCAGCGCCGGACACCACGCTACTGAGCGCTACGGTGTCATGGCTTTAGGTGAATGGCTGAAAGAAAAGCAGGGTATTGAACATACCTTTGTCGATATTGACTCTCCCGTTTGA